One Polaribacter sp. KT25b DNA segment encodes these proteins:
- the ccsA gene encoding cytochrome c biogenesis protein CcsA produces the protein MKNIFNFLYSTRLMAVLFILFATSMGVATFIENDFGTQTSKALVYNTWWFETIMVFFVINFFGNIFRYRLYKKEKWAVLMFHLAFLFIIIGAGVTRYVGYEGIMLINEGETTNQFLSETNYVNVIVDDNKDQKTIHKPILLSAWGSNSWGFSDDFREKEYKVDLVDYIPWAEKKLVEDKNGVEHLFLVESSSGSRHEHYIKSGTVQNIHNILVGYNSTDNNASINIFKRNDSLKIVAKSDGNYQIMATQATGSLKKDSIQDFKLRALYNVAGLPFVAPNEPSKGTMQTISGPKDDKKLDVIILDVTSNNETKRVELSGGKYNNDNFEQVSVNDLNFRMWYGSKILETPFSVKLNDFQLEKYPGSESAASYASEVTVIDAKESFDFRIFMNHILDHKGYKFFQSSYDLSGEKEQTHLSVNHDFWGTFITYFGYSLLYTGLICILFAKHTRFDDLKNTLKKIRKKKLTLSVMFAVFLSSFSYSQQADTHQQKRVTDQQIDSILKANEVSLKHAEKFNKLVIQDAGGRMKPAHTFASELVRKVSQSEVLHGMQPSQVLLSILESPRLWFEVPAIYLEKGNTKIREIIGVEKDAKYARLSDFYDERGQSKIDSYITEAQKKNIQNKFEKDVIKIGRRLWLFTSALSGNVLKIYPIPGDENNKWISHPEVANSKIIQTSDSLYIPKLLPLYMQLLQTSKRTGDYTKADQILDGIKNYQKKYGAAVYPSESKIDLEITYNKLGIFKLSAFFYLFLGLLLIFIEILKIFYYKSKVLTYIIKGLITLILLSFIFHTFGLASRWYISGNAPWSNAYESIIYVAWATMLFGLYLGRKSALTIGATTFLAAIILLFAHQNWLDPEIANLQPVLNSWWLLVHVSIIVASYGPFSLGMILGIVSLILIAFTTEKNKKRMDVNIKELTIINEMAVTVGLVMLTIGNFLGGMWANESWGRYWGWDPKETWALISIMIYAFVLHMRLIPGLRGRLSFNFASAFAYLSIMMTYFGVNFYLSGLHSYASGDKAVTPKEAFIYIGFIIALLIFASIKYKKYYKK, from the coding sequence ATGAAAAATATTTTTAATTTCCTCTACTCTACAAGATTAATGGCAGTTTTATTTATCCTTTTTGCCACATCAATGGGAGTTGCAACTTTTATAGAAAATGATTTTGGAACACAAACCTCTAAAGCACTCGTTTATAACACTTGGTGGTTTGAGACTATTATGGTGTTTTTTGTGATCAATTTTTTTGGAAATATATTTAGATACAGATTATACAAAAAAGAAAAATGGGCAGTTTTAATGTTCCATTTAGCGTTCTTATTTATAATTATTGGCGCTGGTGTAACAAGATATGTTGGTTACGAAGGCATTATGTTAATTAATGAAGGTGAAACAACCAACCAGTTTTTATCAGAAACAAATTATGTAAATGTTATTGTTGATGATAACAAAGATCAAAAAACAATACATAAACCAATTTTACTTTCTGCTTGGGGCTCAAATTCTTGGGGGTTTTCTGATGACTTTAGAGAAAAAGAATACAAAGTAGATTTAGTAGATTACATTCCGTGGGCAGAAAAAAAATTAGTAGAAGATAAAAATGGCGTTGAGCATCTATTTTTGGTAGAATCATCTAGCGGAAGTAGACATGAACATTATATAAAATCTGGAACTGTACAAAATATTCATAATATTTTAGTCGGTTATAATTCTACGGATAATAATGCTTCTATCAATATTTTTAAAAGAAATGATTCTTTAAAAATTGTTGCAAAATCTGATGGTAATTATCAAATAATGGCAACACAAGCTACTGGAAGCTTAAAAAAAGACAGTATTCAAGATTTTAAATTACGTGCGCTATACAATGTTGCTGGCTTGCCATTTGTTGCTCCAAATGAACCAAGTAAAGGAACTATGCAAACTATTAGCGGGCCAAAAGATGATAAAAAACTAGATGTTATTATCTTAGATGTTACCTCTAATAATGAAACCAAAAGAGTTGAACTTTCTGGTGGAAAATATAATAATGATAACTTTGAACAAGTTAGTGTTAACGACCTAAATTTTAGAATGTGGTATGGCTCTAAAATTTTAGAGACTCCGTTTAGCGTAAAATTAAATGATTTTCAATTAGAAAAATATCCAGGATCAGAAAGTGCCGCGTCTTATGCAAGTGAAGTTACGGTAATTGATGCAAAAGAAAGTTTTGATTTTCGCATTTTTATGAATCATATTTTAGATCATAAAGGATATAAATTTTTTCAATCTAGTTATGATTTATCAGGAGAAAAAGAACAAACTCATTTATCTGTAAATCATGATTTTTGGGGAACTTTTATTACTTATTTCGGATATTCTTTGCTGTACACTGGTTTAATTTGTATTCTCTTTGCTAAACATACACGTTTTGATGATTTAAAAAATACTTTGAAAAAAATCAGAAAAAAGAAATTAACACTGTCTGTAATGTTTGCTGTTTTCCTGTCTTCTTTCAGCTACAGTCAACAGGCTGATACACATCAGCAAAAAAGAGTTACAGACCAACAAATTGATTCCATTTTAAAAGCAAATGAAGTTTCTTTAAAACACGCAGAAAAATTTAACAAATTGGTAATTCAAGATGCTGGTGGTAGAATGAAACCTGCTCATACTTTTGCATCAGAATTGGTAAGAAAAGTAAGCCAGAGTGAGGTTTTACACGGTATGCAACCTAGTCAAGTTTTACTATCTATTTTAGAAAGCCCAAGATTATGGTTTGAAGTGCCTGCTATTTATTTAGAAAAAGGAAATACTAAAATAAGAGAAATAATTGGCGTAGAAAAAGATGCAAAATATGCACGTCTTTCTGACTTTTATGATGAAAGAGGACAATCTAAAATTGACTCTTATATTACGGAAGCTCAAAAGAAAAACATCCAAAATAAATTTGAAAAAGATGTTATTAAAATAGGTAGAAGACTTTGGTTATTTACAAGTGCTTTAAGTGGTAATGTTTTAAAAATTTATCCGATTCCAGGTGATGAAAATAACAAATGGATTTCTCATCCAGAAGTAGCAAATAGCAAAATTATACAAACATCAGATTCTTTATATATTCCGAAGTTATTACCGCTTTATATGCAGCTTTTGCAAACTTCAAAAAGAACTGGAGATTATACAAAAGCAGATCAGATTTTAGATGGAATTAAAAATTATCAGAAAAAATACGGAGCAGCAGTGTATCCATCAGAAAGTAAAATCGATTTAGAAATTACCTATAACAAATTAGGTATCTTTAAATTAAGTGCTTTTTTCTATCTTTTTCTAGGCTTACTTTTAATTTTTATTGAAATTCTTAAAATATTTTATTACAAATCTAAAGTACTAACTTACATTATAAAAGGCTTAATTACACTTATTCTATTAAGTTTTATTTTTCACACTTTCGGATTGGCTTCGAGATGGTATATAAGCGGAAATGCGCCTTGGAGTAATGCTTACGAATCTATTATTTATGTTGCTTGGGCAACAATGCTGTTTGGTTTATACTTAGGACGAAAATCTGCTTTAACTATTGGTGCAACTACTTTTTTAGCTGCAATTATTTTACTTTTTGCACATCAAAATTGGTTAGATCCAGAAATTGCAAACTTACAACCAGTTTTAAATTCTTGGTGGTTATTAGTACACGTTTCTATTATTGTGGCTAGTTATGGACCTTTTTCTTTAGGAATGATTTTAGGAATTGTTTCTTTAATTTTAATTGCTTTTACAACCGAAAAAAATAAAAAGCGAATGGATGTAAACATTAAAGAATTAACAATTATTAACGAAATGGCTGTAACTGTTGGTTTGGTTATGTTAACAATTGGTAATTTCCTTGGCGGAATGTGGGCAAATGAAAGTTGGGGACGTTATTGGGGTTGGGATCCAAAAGAAACTTGGGCGTTAATTTCTATTATGATTTACGCTTTTGTATTGCACATGCGTTTAATTCCTGGTTTACGTGGTCGTTTATCATTTAATTTTGCATCAGCATTTGCTTATTTATCAATAATGATGACTTATTTTGGAGTAAATTTCTACTTATCTGGTTTGCATTCTTATGCAAGTGGAGATAAAGCAGTAACACCAAAAGAAGCTTTTATATACATTGGTTTTATAATAGCATTATTGATATTTGCTTCTATAAAGTATAAAAAATATTATAAAAAATAA